The following DNA comes from Anopheles coustani chromosome 2, idAnoCousDA_361_x.2, whole genome shotgun sequence.
ATCAGGTTAGAATAGAAATTCAAAAGGATGCTACTCTAAAAATGGTTATAGATTGGTTACCAAAGGAGAATGGATGGCCGAACCAGATAGAAAGGTATCAAGCGTTTCAAAAAGAACTGTATGTGGAAATGTTTGGGGAATTAAACTAACCCAAAGCACGCCCTTAAACCCTACAGAAAATGGATTAGACGAACGTGGAATGCAAAGCATAAATAAAGTTGTGATAATAGCGCGTTTAGAGAAGAAAAGTTGGAGCGAGGCACTGACGGAATATGTGGCGGACTATAACTCATGGCCACATCATACAACAAAGATTCCGCCAGCGGAGCTAATGTTTGGAAGAGCATTAAGGTACAGGCTACCGAACCCGAAAGTAAATGTTAGACAGGTAGATGACGAGGAGCTTCGTGATAGGGATAAGCTTGTGAAATTTCAATGGAATAGGAGAGAAGATGTAAAACGAGGGGCTAAACCGTTAAGTATAACTAAAGGAGATACCGTTTTAGTGATGAGAGAAAACGGCAGTAAGACGGAAGCTGTGTATAAAGAGTCGCTACATGAGGTAATGGAAATTACGGGTGCAGGTAGAATTACAGTAACGGAACGGCTGCAATCCTACATCTCTGAGCGGAAGTATAACATAAAGGTAGAAGCACAAACCTCTCGCACAGTGATTAGTACATCTGGCCTGCCACAGGGCAGTAATCTCGGTCCGCTActctttttgctttttattaaCGATGTGACCGCAGTGATTCCGGTATGTAGGCACTTGATGTACGCGGACGACATCAAATTATTCGCGGGCGTCCAATCTACAAGCGATTGTGATCAGCTACAGCAGCACGTTGATAGCATCAATAGTTGATGTATCAATAACGGCCTATCGTTGAGCATCTGCAAATGCCAGGCAATCACCTTCACAAGAGCACGCAATCCAATAAGCTTCCCTTACTCCATCGGCAATATCCCACTAGAACGAGTCCAAGTCATCCGTGATCTTGGGGTACTGCTTGACCGTCGCCTGGACTTCATTGCGCAATATAATAGCATTATTGAAAGGGGCAAACAGATGCTCAATTTAGTATTGAGAATAACAAAGGAGCTCCGGGATCCGGTCTGCACTAAGACGTTATTCTGTGCACTAGTGCGGTCAATACTAGAATACGGCGCAGTTGTTTGGCAACCGACCGCGCAGGTGTGGATAAATCGCCTGGAAGCCATCCAGCGGAAAATGACGCGAGTTGCAGTTGGAATGCTACCTTGGGCCGATCGGGACTCGTTACCCCCGTATGCCACGCGCTGCCTGCTGCTCGGGTTGGAGCCACTCGCCAATAGGAGAGTTAACGCCCAgcggatgtttgtttttaagctTTTAAATGGGTCTATTGATGCCCCCGTACTCCTTGAGACTGTAAATTTCCACGCGCCTTCACGCTCTCTTCGTCCCCGAGCACTGTTAGCCACTAGCTATGCCCGTACGCAGTCTGGACAAAACGAGCCAATGAATGCTATGTGTGCCGCGGTCAACGAAGCAGGCGACCTGTTCGACTTCAACTTGCCCCTCGCGTCATTCCCCTATTTTGTAAAAACTTTGTTGTATAAACTATTTTgtaaaaactatttatttgATATGTCTTAGCCACAGGATGGCCGGACTGTCCCCcacaataaacataaacataaacatagttcagaatgttttgtaacaataagtGATGGTTTTTTTGCATATACGCGCGAACTTtacctgtttttttaaatttcgtaTGTGAGgtttatagtttatcacctactaggcgtctccatcatgccatatgcagcatcatgtgtggtaagaaatatttgaaattctcattcaatgaaaaatgtgaagcagggtattggttgaacatcacgtaaaaggggaaagacaagccaagtcactggcaaagaatgaaatttggtttggtttgctttgaatgtatcaggtcgcttttacttgttctacagctcacaaacccatctttttatacccaaaattccacagaataatgtaccctacacttaCACTTTATTCTGTTTGTACACCTTACACCTTACACATCATATACGTTTtgatatcataaacgttttgcaaaacattagGTATGCGTTagagttcattgaaagtaaagtaagcatcaaaccGTAAGCatcaatcacactgcgtgtggaataattgaaatgcaaaaagcagaaatcttgcggcacctttcatcttctttgggtgattcactaagcgtcgtattattgtgctcgtggggcagtgacggatctagtggacacagcatttacaatcaaccgttTCATGGTTCCGGCGAgaatactgcatcagacagatttactagtatcggcattaacgcctatccgcCTTTCGTTCATTGGTGACAATTCAGATATCaactggataaacttgatgcacCAAAGTGTTAGGatttgcaggccaattgttATCGAGTTTGTAAAAGTTTGTTATCAAAAGataaagttatacaaacagtagacgaaatcaaaagccaaataaccaggttgGTCCCTTACACAATTCAGcttaatgaaacaaattatgcggcagtaaactattcatattttatgagtttcttctcttcttcttggcgtaacgacctcttggtcatgcctgcccgttaagggcttacgagacttgtttccttgttgtacgtggatagtcagtcctctcgtacaggggagggtccgttctcggttgggattcgaacccacgccgtcgaggtggtgagccccagcgctcatgggccgattacatgagtttaattgatggaaaaaatttGGTATAGTTAACCAACACTCtgtctatgcaaacatgttgtatatgtggtgcaaaaccaacagaaatgaacagtgtagagcacttagaaaatggatttataccaaatcctgagaatttatcttatggaatatcaccactgcactgttgagtgatatttttcgaatgcttgcttcacatttcgtacagaattgaatttaaaaaatggaaggttactaaaaattataaaaacaagtacaatgatcgaaaaaaattgtattggaaaagatgtacaaaaaTTTGGTGTTAAATTAGATGAGCCAAagcaaatgggtggaaatagtaagacgggaaatgtttctcgtcgggctttttcaagcatagaaaaattgagtgatattttgcaaatagaaacagaacttatagaaaggtttcaaaatattttaatagccatcaaatgttcacagcctttaaatccaaaaactattagtctatattgcaaagacacatacatgttttacaaacatcattacaattggtacaaaatgccttctactgcccataaagttcttgcgcatgtaggtgaaataaaattaaaaaaaagctccATTGGAATCCTAAgaagaggaagcagcagaaggtagaaataaaatatacagaaggaATAGAAGGgaacacgcccgtaaaatgtagaaatattaaagacatttttatgagagcattagaatcatccgatccatacatttcaacaatatccctGGCTAAatcgatgaaaaatataaaacaaatcccatacccagacgcagttaaaacattcttcgtagattacagctcctcaaataataacagacccttgccaattcaaaaccaagtagatgatggtacaagttcctaatattcagatagttttctcttcgttaggagacgttatgtccacgttagatgctttaaatatcaattattttccagatgacaatattttgaacgaaaattttgttgtaaatttgtttgttttacataaaactaaaaaaatctttaagttaatataaaaaaagattgataaaataatgcacccatagaaaagtccaaaaatgtgtggtttttgctgcgccacctggcgggattgtccagaaacatcataatttcgtgtaatataatagtattacacgatattacaatgaaaaaattgcaaaacatttggttcccaattttatcccggcaatttgctcttttcgctccatagtgcaggGGGAGGATGTGGTATAGTAGCTACTAGGTATTAGGTATTATACctagatattaggtgatgagaGCGGAACAGGTATCAAGTGGAGAGAGCTGAGTTGGGGTCAGTCGTTGGAAAACGGGAATAAAGAACGGACGTGTTTAACCCTGGTGTATCAATGTGTTCCACGGGATATCACAGTTCGGTTGACAGTTTCACAGCTAGTGACGGACGCAGCCACCTGCATGACATGTCCATGACAGTTGGTGGTCGCAGCCACCGTCATAACAGATGTCAGACAACCCACAAGAACCCTATAGGTTCATCCAGACGATGGCAATCTTTCCGTCAATCTAtcgcacacattcaaacatggtTGTCAGCCatgtgcaaaaatggtgtattCTGTCCATACGATGGCAATCAATGTTCATCAATGTTACCAACAATGTTCAAGgtttctaaatatttttcatggTATATAGTTATCTTGGTAAAATATGTATCATGAGAAAGTAACAACAAATGGTAACTAGTTAACATCacaaaagtgaatttaattagTGGCATGATAGAAAAAGTGAACCAACACTTGCCCAAATGAAACTGACTCGttctaattaataatttacttaAGGTTCGTACAGGATATAGCATAGCTTCGTTACCTTGTTGAATGCCAAACGGATCGCTGTCAACATTGCTAGTCAATGTTTCTAGCTGATCCATCGACCCATGGATAGCTCGTCAATTCGTTCGTCAATGTTGcttggcacacacatacagtcaACGAAGTCGTGTACGAATACGATAAACGTCAACATTGCCGAGAAACATtgctgtcgtctggatgaaccTTATAGGGTTTcatacccggttgacaaaaattctaattttttgcagctgtcatgtagtatcagcaagtttttccatggcagattgctgggactcttgctggaagtacatagtacccaaggtgtataaatatagaaggtgactttatgtcgctttagaaggggtgccatatttgagaggagttatgtcaaaagcccaatccttttccgatacccCCCTCAAAATCCatatgaataccccagaagtgttatgtcaagtcatgaaatgtcattttacactggacgacttcaccttctaatttatacaccttgcatagtaccagcaacaatgtcaatttctgccAACCGGGTACATATCATATATGATATTGGTCGGACGTTGCAACCCTTAGAATAGATAAAACAGAACAGACACATACCAGAATTACTAGGAGCAACATtccaaaaaagaataaaataacggaaaaatgtgttttcagTTGAAGCATGAAGCGACTgaaagtttattaatttttaaaatattttttgtaactttacaaaaaaatttgaatagtTGAGAATCTTAGTGCAAAGGTATCAGTACTAAACTACATAAAAGGCAAACTTCTATGTAAAAAGCATGAACTACACAGATAAATGGTTGTAGATCtgaaaggtgatttttgttggaacctcaaattaatgTACTTTATGAAttcttaaaattataaaaactgtataatattttggaaaataccctcaagtatcttcactgaaaatttttCGAAGGCctaggaagctggattcaatggCCGTACTGGAGAAAATCCTCgccgaagagaagaagaagaagaagaattctgaaaagaagagcaGGCAGTTCTgcagagaattcttttacaccTGAATAAcaccaaaatttctcgttgggtaGTCGCTATCATATCTATATGTCGAATGTATTTCAACTTGAAAATctcaaacaattattttaaggctaaaaaaatgaaaaaaatattgttcgtGTGCATCGTGCTTCCAATTGATGGTATTTATTTTGTCTTCATAAATGTTTCTCTATAATACTTCAATTCACCGATGCTCTCCTCAATATCATTTAAAGACCGATGAACAAATTGTTTTGGCGGGGCTGATTCATAAGCCAACTTATTCCAACGCTTGCATAGTTCTTTGATGGTGCTTATATCGATCACACGATAATGTGCGTATTCATCAAGACCTGGCATATATTTTTTGAGAAATAACCGATCCATATAAATGCTGTTACCGGCTATCGGGCAACTACGCTCCGGACAGTACTGCTTTATGAAATTTAGCATTTCCTTTTCAACTTGTTGCACTGAGTACGTAGATTTTCTCACTGCATCTATAAGTTGTGTCTTCGCATGATGTTCTTTGCACCAATCATTCATGTTTGCCAAAACTGCATCTGACTCGTGAACAACTAAATTAGGTCCTTTCGCCACAATGTTCAAATCGCCATCGGTGATGATACAGGCCATCTCCAGAATTCGATCTTCTTCTACGTTTAAACCAGTCATTTCTAAATCGATCCAAATAATGTTGTTCGCGTTGATTAAAGCTGACATGTTCCTGCGAATAATTCGAAGCATAACTGTAACAGAATGGGAAAAAccgaacattaaaaaaacatttaacaacTGGTTTTACAATTTGAATAGCTTAGAACTATTAAATTAGCATACTATacaaaaatgaagaaacaagaaacaagTGTTGAAACATTTATAATCGCAATTTCTTAAATACTTTTTTAAGTGGAAAAACATTCCCTACTGGGACTAGGCATTCTCTCGGAAGAGAGTTATGCTGTGGCCGATAGACAGTACATTATAGATCGATGGTTGTtcctcggggtccacactacagcgcgacgtcgcctgataGGAGCTGAActcgatataaaaaaaaccttgcgcgatgtcgcgcgaatcgcgctaggttttttttgcatggagttcagcacctgtcaggcgacgtcgcgttacgcgacggtgcagtctggaaagcgtgttcGAAACATCAGGGTGTGCCAGACTAGACAGACTATGGCGTGGTGTTCCCTCGCGCTACCCCCGCGGTACAAAATGAGTGCTTGCACACAATTTCCATCCGTTTCACTGACTGTTTTACCCACCCTACCCAACAAACTACTGCTTGCACACAACTGCTCACTAGTGATGAGTCTTACGATTCTTTTCACGGATCGACCCGGAATCGAGTCCGTCCCTAGAAGAATCGATTctgacccgtaggtgcaacgagttcgggtcgacccgaaccaacgggtcgaactcgcatatggacAGCTGCACCTACTGGTCGACCCGGAATCGTTGCAcccacgggtcgacccgaactcgttgcacctacgggtcgacccgaaccaaaggttcgaactcgcatatgggcagCTGCACCTATTGGTCGACCCaaactcgttgcacctacgggacgacccgaaccaacgggtcgaactcgcatatgggcagctgcacctaccggtcgacccgaactcgttgcacccacgggtcgacccggagtcgttggaATCGAGAGTTCGACCCGGAGCGCTCCGGGTCGGTTACGGATCGCACGACCCGataggttcgggtcgacccgctcATCACTACTGCTCACCCACCGTCTTCCTGCTTCACCCCCTATGGCAGCTATGGTTCAAATATCTCTCACTCCCCTCGAATCCTAACTACATTTGACACAGTAGGAAGGTTTGATTTACATCTGGTCAAAATTTTATTCCGGATATTTTCTACAATGTTACTGCCGATTTTTAGTGCGATTGATTAATATATACAACCGGACGCACTAACaaatacagtcgactctcgataattcaaacgtttgatAATTTGAAACTCTCTAAAATTCGAagtatatcagtagtcccttggaaaactctcactatttcgaataaaaacaatacaatttggtacactcgataaagcgaagtaaaattcgaAGCTAGGTTGCTCTCTTCACGCGATAATTCGAAGCTGTATCCACTCAACTCCCAACAATTCGAAGTTCTGAGCAAGTTGAAACGTAATAGAACGCGATACATTGCGGGTGCCCtgtaactcggggtccacactacagcgcgacttcgcctgacaggagctgaactccatataaaaaaaaaccttgcgcgatctCCCGCGAGtcgcgctagattttttttgcatggagttcagcgcctgtcaggcgacgtcgcgctgtagtgtggaccccgagtaacaCTCTGTTGAACGCGGACGAAGATTTTCGTCCGAATTAGGCTACATGGTGTAGACGGGCGGACGGACATATTTGGGCCACAACCGctttgtaggaaggtgcacaaagaaaattgaagaaaaaacagttagcgaaaacggtgggtaaatcaatacacgcatACTTATTTCCAGTTCATAACTCAACAACCGTAGCTgcttatttcctaccactcttgataattcgaactctcgataaatcgaacttttttctGGGTCCCTCCAACTTCTAATTATCGAGAGTAGACTGTAAATAGTATccaatcaaacatatttttttatgggttatttcttcgcaaacacgttttttgctcaccaattagatttatttttgaccatCGTATTTTTCCAGAGTAGCCGTCAGCATTCCTGCTGTCTAAAGACAAATCAGTGTAGTGGTGGGATAGCTCCAGAAAAGAATGACATCTTCGCATCCGATCCAGCAAAGGAGCGAGTCCTTtcatagataaaaaaaatatggtatTATAACACCCTaatctttattcatttattcattattttatgcaACTGATTAAGTCACGGACAAAACGAATATTAGAATTATATTCGCTGCTCGATCAGATACTACTTTTTATAGTTGACTCGTGCGTCGGAAAGATAACTTGATTGCTCAGGCAAGTACGCAGTAAGGCCTGAAATTGGCAAGTGATTGATGCCTGTCCCGTGTGAGCAAGGAGCTGGTAATTAGGTGGCTATATTATTTCACAGCTTCTGTAATTACAagctttcaaacaatttgttacaGGTAAATGATTGCTCCGGAGCGAACAGCTTTCATAAAATTGTCTGCATGCTAGTCAATTGCCACTTACCAACGAGTGGGTCAATCTTTATGCACAATGAATCTTCATAATGCAATATGAGGTGCCAATAAAACTGAATTTACGGTCGGATTAAAAAATTTCCAATAGGGAGCAAATGAATTCATACGATCCAGCTCCGACGTTCCAGCTCTAGTTCAGTGTTGATAGCTGCCAGCAGCACTTGGCGTGCGTCGAGTGCAGTGAAAATATAAGTgtgaaaaatagttgttttcAATCTTACCAAGCTCATTACACGGATAAGATTGATTAATAAAGTGTGTGCGTTCATTTAAACATGTAAAGCAGATGAAAATTGGTCGTGCTTCAGTATTGTCAATGCTCTTGCACTCAATGCTCTAATAAGTGATATagtctttcttcttttgcaggTTTTGCCAGAAGTTGACCTAGGAGTAGTGCCAGTGAAGTGTaaaaagagaaattaaattgataaaactGTAACATAACCTAAAGATAAATTCCAAaatagttgtttacattttcggaTGACATTTCCCTCGTGGGCATTGGGTGACCCGGAGGGTTTGGGGAAAAATTAGGGAA
Coding sequences within:
- the LOC131262552 gene encoding oligoribonuclease, mitochondrial isoform X1, translating into MLRIIRRNMSALINANNIIWIDLEMTGLNVEEDRILEMACIITDGDLNIVAKGPNLVVHESDAVLANMNDWCKEHHAKTQLIDAVRKSTYSVQQVEKEMLNFIKQYCPERSCPIAGNSIYMDRLFLKKYMPGLDEYAHYRVIDISTIKELCKRWNKLAYESAPPKQFVHRSLNDIEESIGELKYYRETFMKTK
- the LOC131262552 gene encoding oligoribonuclease, mitochondrial isoform X2, with the protein product MSALINANNIIWIDLEMTGLNVEEDRILEMACIITDGDLNIVAKGPNLVVHESDAVLANMNDWCKEHHAKTQLIDAVRKSTYSVQQVEKEMLNFIKQYCPERSCPIAGNSIYMDRLFLKKYMPGLDEYAHYRVIDISTIKELCKRWNKLAYESAPPKQFVHRSLNDIEESIGELKYYRETFMKTK